A window of Halopseudomonas sabulinigri genomic DNA:
GCTGGCGCAGCATGGCACGGACGCTGGTGACATACTGTTCGGCCACAATGGGAATGACGCCATTTATGCGGGTGCTGGCAACGATGTCCTAGACGGCGGTAATGGAAGCAACCACCTGTACGGTGGTGACGGTGATGATATTTTGAGGGTGGCTGCGAATGCCAACTCGGACAAAAACATCCTGGCCGGCGGCAAGGGCGATGACACTTTGCACGGTAGCCTTCTGAGTGATACCTACTTATTCGATCTAGGCGACGGCACCGATACTATTGTTGAAGCTGAGGGGCGTAGGTATAACCATACGGATGTACTTCGCTTTGGTGAGGGGGTGAGTGCCGACATTGTGTGGTTTGAGCGTGAGGGTAGCGATTTACATGTGGATTTGCTCGGAAGTAATGATGGTTTGGTGATCAAAGAGTGGTATGGAAGTACTCCTAAGTCGGTGGAGCAGTTTCAGCTTGCAGATGGTAGGGCATTACATGCGAACCAGGTTGATAGCCTAGTGAGCGCAATGGCTTCGTTTGGTGTCCCAGCTGGTGGAGAGTCTAGTTTAACTCCAGTCCAACGAGAGCAATTAGATATTGTTATAGCAGCGAGTTGGCAATGACGAACTTTGCCTAAGTCTTGAGCTACCGTTTGAGATGCATTTCTCATAACCCATATCCTCGGATATGGGTTTTTTTGTTGTAAATGAGCTTCTTTTCACAGGCTTAAGCATAGCTGTTGCTTACATCAGAAAGGTGCTCGGGTTGGTTTTCTAAATTGCTAATTGCAGAGAATTTGGTGACCGCAACTGCGGCCACCACCTCACCAATCACCAATACCGCCGGGCTTTGCAGCTTGAAGGCAGCGGCCTGTTCGCACAGCTCATCCAGACGGCAGGTGTGCTGGCGTTGTTGCGGTGAACTGGCCTGTTCGATCATGGCGATGGGTGTGCTGGCGGGCATGCCGCCGTTGAGCAGGCCTTGCTGAATTTGCTGCAGGCGGGCGACGCCCATGTAGACCACCAGGGTGGTGCCGCCCTGGGCCAGGCCCTGCCAGTTCAGCTCGCTGTCATCCTGAGTGTGGGCGGTGACCAGGGTGACGCCGCGGCTGACGCCGCGCAGGGTTAGCGGGATGCCGCACTGGGTCGCGCCGGCCAGGCCGGCGGTAATGCCGTTGATGATTTCTGATTCCACACCGCGTTCGCGCAGCCATTGGGCTTCTTCACCGGCGCGGCCAAAGATGCACGGATCGCCGCCCTTGAGGCGCACCAGGCGTTTGCCCTGGCGGCCATAGCGCAGCATCAGGCGGTTGATGAATGCCTGCGGGGTAGAGCGGCAGCCGCCGCGTTTTCCCACGCGAATGAGGCGCGCCTGCGGGCAGTGCTCGAGGATCTCGGGGTTGACCAGGTCATCGACCATGACAATTTCGGCCTGGCTCAGCACTCGCGCCGCCTTCAGCGTCAGCAGCTCCGGGTCACCGGGGCCTGCACCTACCAGCCATACAGTCGGGTTCATGCGCGTGTACTCCTTGGATTTGATGGTGGTCATGCCGGTACCGCCAGGCTGCTGATCAATCGTTTGATTTCAGGGACGCAGGAGCCGCATTGGGTGCCGCAACCGAGTTCCTGTTTCAGGCCATCCAGGTTCAGACCGCGTTCAATGCCGGCGCAGATCTGGCTTTGGCTGACGTTCATGCAGTTGCACAGGGTTTTGTCCTGCTGATTGCTGGCACCGCCGGGTGGTGCGCTAACCGGCGCGAGGAACCAGCGGCGCAGCTCTGCATCGGTCTCGCCGCTTTGCCAGGCGCTGCGCAACCAGTTGCGCGCGGCGGTTTCGCCGGTCAAACGAATGGCAGTAATGCGGCCGTCTTCGATTTTTACCCGTTTGCCAATGGCGCGGCCCGCGTCGTCGTAGCGCAGTACCGGGCCGCTATCCAGGCCGATCAGAGCGTCTATCTGTGCCAGCAAGGCGGCATCCGGCGGGGTTGTGGCAGCGGCGCGGATCAGCAGTGCAGGACGGTCACGGCCGATCAGGCCCATGCCGAGGTAGTCGAGGTTTTCGCAAAGGGGGCGAATGGCTTCAAAACGCTCCTGCACCTGACCCTCGGCCAGAATAAACAGCTCCCAGGGCAGCTCGGCGGGGGCGATGTTGATGCTGCTCTGTTTCAGCTCGGGCTGTTTTGACAGCGGATCAAAGGCCGGTTGCGTCAGCACGTTACTGCCGAGACCCTTGAGAAAGCGGTCACCCCAGTGCATGGGTAGAAAGGCTTGGCCGGGACGGATCTGCGCATCGCTTTCCACCGGCAAAATCAGCTCGCCACGGCGACTGCTGACGCGCACCAGGTCGCCCTCGTTGAGGTTGCGGCGGCGCAACTCGTCAGGATGCAGGCTTAGTAGGGCTTGCTCCACGTGACCAAACAATTGCGCCGCGGTGCCGGTGCGGCTCATGCCGTGCCACTGGTCGCGCAGGCGGCCGGTGTTGAGGATCAGCGGGAACTGCGCATCGCGGGTTTCCTGCGGCGCGCGGTAGGGCTCGGCAACAAAACGCGCATGGCCATTGTCTGTGGCGAAAATACCATCGCTGTACAGGCGTGGGGTGCCTTGCCCGGTGGCTGCATTGAACGGCCATTGCTGCGGGCCCAGGGTGTCGATCAGTGCATGGCTGAGGCCGCTGTAGTCCAGATCGCGCCCGGCAGTCAGCGCTTTGTACTCGTCAAAGACCTGCGCGGGGCTGCTGAAGTTGAACAGGCTGGGCTGGCCGGGGCGCAGCTGTTTTTCCAACCGACGGGCGAAGTCGCAGACGATCGCCCAGTCCGGCCGGGCGTCGCCGGGCGCCGCTACCGCAGAGCGCACGTGGCTGATGCGGCGCTCGGAGTTGGTTACGGTGCCTTCCTTCTCGCCCCAGCTGGCCGCGGGCAGCAGCAGGTCGGCGTAACGGCAGGTTTCGGTGGTGAAGAAGGCTTCCTGCACTATTACGAAGGGACAGGTGGCTAATGCTTCGTGGATCAACGTCTGATTCGGCATCGACTGTGCGGGGTTGGTGCAGGCGATCCACAGCGCCTTGATACGGCCGCTGCGTACGCCTTCAAACAGCTCAATGGCAGACAGTCCGACGTTGGCGGGCAGGGCGTCCACGCCCCAGTACTCTGCTACCTCGGCACGGTGCTCGGCGTTACCGGCCTCACGGTGCCCTGGCAACAGGTTGGATAGGCTGCCGGTTTCGCGGCCGCCCATGGCGTTGGGCTGGCCGGTGAGCGAGAAGGGGCCGCTGCCGACTTTGCCAATCTGGCCGGTGGCCAGATGCAGGTTGATCAGTGCGTTATTCTTGGCGCTGCCGGCACTGGACTGATTCAGTCCCATGCACCAGAGCGACAGGAAGCTGGGCGCGGTGCCGATCATGCGCGCGGCACTGTGCAGGTCGTCTTCGCTGATGCCGCACAGCTGCGCAGTGATGGCCGGGCTGTAGTCACGCACCAGGGTTTTCAGCTGATCAAAGCCGTCGGTGTGAGCCTCGATAAAATCGCGATCAATCCAGCCCTCCCAGAGCAGCAGATGCAGGATGCCGTGGAACAGGGCAACGTCGGTGCCGGGTTCGATTGCGAGGTGCAGGTCGGCGATCTCGCAGGTGTCGGTGCGGCGCGGGTCTATGACGATGACGCGTTTGCTTGGATCGGCCGCCTTGGCTGCTTCCAGCCGGCGGAACAGCACCGGGTGGGCGAAAGCCATGTTACTGCCAGCAATCAACAGGCAGTCGCTCTGCTCGATGTCTTCGTAGGAGCAGGGCGGCGCGTCGGCCCCCAGGCTGCGTTTGTAACCTACCACAGCGCTGGACATGCACAGGCGCGAGTTGCTGTCGATGTTGTTGGTGCCGACCAGAGCGCGCGCCAGCTTGTTGAAACAGTAGTAATCCTCGGTCAGCAATTGACCGGAGATGTAGAAGGCGACACTGTCGGGGCCGTGTTCGGCGATGGTGCGGCCAAATACCTCGGCGGCATGGCCCATCGCGCTGTCCCAGTCGGTGCGGCTGCGGCTCAGGCCTTTGCCCAGGCGCAATTCGGGGTACAAGGCCCTGGCGGCGAGGTCGCCGGTCTTGTGCAGAGTCGCGCCCTTGCTGCACAGGCGACCGAGGTTGGCCGGGTGCGCCGGGTCGCCTGCTACATCCAGCACGCGCTCGCCGTTATGCTCGATCAGTACGCCGCAACCGACGCCGCAGTAACAGCAGGTAGAGGCTGTGGATTGGGTACTCATTGGACGCTGTCCTTGGATTTTTCGACGGCAATTTGTACTCGGCCGGCTTCGATGCGGGCCGGGTAGCGCTGGCAGCAATCTAACTGAGGCGCAGTGGCTTCGCCGCTGTCGAGCTGGATTTGCCAATTGTGCTCAGGGCAGGTGACGACATTGCCGATAACCACGCCCTTGGAAAGTGGTGCGCCGGTGTGGGGGCAGCGATCATCCAGGGCGAAGACCTGGTCAGCTCGGGTGCGGAAAATGGCGATGTCGCCATTTGGCGCCATCACCACATGGGCGCCCATCTGCGGAATATCTTCAAGTGCGCAGATATCGACCCAGCTCATGCGTTCGCCTCCGTCAGCTCAGCGCCGTTTTGAGTGGTGTTGGCAGCCCCTACACAGGCCTCGCCAAACATCATCTGGTCGCGAATCTCGCTGATGTTGCGGTTCTCCTTGACCATGCGGAAGTACCAGGCGCCGTCGCTGGTATCGCCGTACAGGCAGGCACCGACCAACTTGTCGTCCTTGACCACCAGCTTCTTGTACACGCCGCCAATGGGGTCGGACAGGGTGATGGTCTCGCTGCCGTCAGCGCCCATGAATTCACCGGCGGAAAACAGGTCGATGCCGGTCACCTTGAGTTTGGTCGAGGTCACCGAGCCTTGGTAACGGCCATAACCGAGCATCGCCAAGTGGTTGGCGCAGACCTTGGCCTGCTCGAACAGGGGCGCGACCAGACCGTAGGCAATGCCGCGGTGGCTGGCGCATTCGCCGATGGCGTACACGCGCGGATCAAAGGTTTGCAGGGTATCGTTGACCAGGATGCCGCGGTTGCAAGCGAGGCCGGCGTTTTCCGCGAGTTCGATATTGGGGCGGATGCCGGCGGCCATCACTACCAGGTCAGCTGGGATGACGCTGCCGTTGGTGAACTTGACCGCGCAGACCCGGCCCTCGCCGTTGTCGATCAGGGAGTCGGTAAACTGCGGCAACAGAAACTTCAGACCGCGCTCTTCCAGTGAGCTTTGCAGCAATTTGCCCGCCGTGGGGTCGAGCTGGCGATCAAGCAGCCACTCGCCGATGTGCACTACGGTCACGTCCATCCCGCGCAACTTCAGACCATTGGCCGCTTCCAGGCCGAGCAGGCCACCGCCAATCACCACTGCATGCTTGTGTGTGGTGGCGGTGTCCATCATCAGTTGGGTGTCGGCAATGTCGCGGTAGCCGATCACGCCGTCCAGGTCGTTGCCGGGTACTGGCAGCATGAAGGGGGTAGAGCCGGTGGCCAGCAGCAGGCGATCATAGCTGGCCTCGGTGCCGTCTTCGGCGATGACCTTGCGGGCACGGCGATCGATCTGGCTGACGCGCTTGCCCAGGTGCAGGGTGATGCCGTTGTCGTGGTACCAGTTCAGGTCATTGAGCACGATTTCTTCAAAGGTCTGCTCGCCGGCCAGTACCGGTGAAAGCATGATGCGATTGTAGTTCGGGTGCGGCTCGGCACCGAACACCGTGATGTCGTATAGGTCCGGGGTCAGTTTGAGCAGTTCTTCCAGGGTGCGTACCCCGGCCATGCCGTTACCGATCAATACGAGTTTGAGCTTTTGCATTGTGCGCGCTCCGCCTGAAGCCAAAACAAAAAAAGGCGTCCCCCTGCTCACGCAGTAGGGACGCCTTTGTCCAGGTCCTGTTCGATCAGGAAGGCAGGGTCATCGCCGTTGACAGCCCCGCATTGTATTCGTTGATTAACGATGCAGTGTTTAAAGCAGGTTCCGTGCCACTCCGTTCAACCCCGCTATTCAGGCGCCTGGCGCAAGCAGCAGAGGCCTGCGGTCGCGGTTTTCTGCACTGTCATGCAGCGCTTCGCACCGGCTTGGGGCGGTTATTGATTCAGCAGCAGGATCGCCAGCAGCAGGTTCAGCGCCAGTGATGCCATGGCGAAGTAACGCCAGAAGCGCAGTGGATCGCGCTGCAGCAGCGGCTGATGGCTGGTGTGTAACGGTCGGCTCTCGCCCTGGGTCGATTCCAGTAACCATTGCTCGGCGGTTTCAAAACGCTCCTTGGGCTCAAGCGCGACGGCGCGCAGCAACAGGTCGTCGAGCCAGGGCGGCACGTCGGGACGGTAGCGGCTAGGGGGCACCGGCTTGCCGAAACGCGGCCGCTGGAAGGCTTCGACTTCCCCATAGGGGTAGTGGCCGGTCAGCAGGAAGTAAAGGGTAACGCCGGTGCTGTAGATGTCTTGCTGGGCGTGCGGTTCGGCGCCGTTCAGCACCTCGGGCGCCATATAGCTCGGGGTGCCCGGTGCCTTGCCGTCCTGCGCTTGGGTCAGGCCTGGGCAGTAGGTCAGGCCGAAATCGAGCAGGCGTAGCTGGCCGTCGTCACCCTGGTGCAGATTTTCCGGCTTGATGTCGCGATGAATGAGGTTGCGCTGATGCAGTTTGCCAACCGCCTTGATCAACTGCGCCGCCAGTTCACGCCACGCGGGAATGCTCAGCAGACCGTGCTGCCGACGTTGCTCCTCAAGTGTCACGCCAGCGTATTCGCGCATCACGTAATACAGGTGGCGACGTTGTGGCAGCGGGTGCAGCTCGGGGGTAAAGGCACTGGCCACGCGGCGCATAAACCATTCCTCCAGCACCAGCGCCTGGCGCGCCTGCTCGTCGTTGTGCAGCGCGGCGGGCAGGGTTTTCAGCAGCCAGGTCTGGTTTAGTTGATCTCGTACCCGGTAAAGCACCGATTGGCGCGACTCTGCGCGCACGTTCACTACCTCCCAGCCTTCAAAGTCCTGTCCGGTCTTGAGCAAGGGGGGCAGTGCGCGTTCATCCAGCGGAGCCAGCGCATCGCCCAGCGACGCCTCGGGTAGCGCATCGACCCGCACCAGCAGGGCGCTGGCGTTGTCCTGGCTGCCGGCACGATAGGCCCGTTGCAGCAGCTGCGCGCAGGCCTGGTCGAAGGGCTGCTCCTGCAGGCACTGCAGAATCTCGTTGTCTTTCAGCACTGCCCAGATGCCATCGCTGACGATCAGTAGTTGGTCGTCGGCGCGCAGCTCACCCTCGCTGTAATCCATCAGCAGGTGTTCATCCAGGCCCAGGGCACGCTTGAGTACGTGCTCCATGCCCGGCTGCTCCCACACGTGCTCGGTGGTCAGGTGGCGCAGTTTGCCGCTGCGTAGCAGGTAGGCGCGGCAATCGCCGATGTGCGCCAAAGTGTAGCGACAGCCGCGCAGCACTAGCGCGGTCAGCGTTGTAAGTAGTGGCTGGCCACCGCCATTGGCGCGCAGCCAGCGATTGTGGGCGGTCAGCAGCTTGTCCAGCGCGTGTGGAATGGCCCAGGTTTCTGGCGTGGAGTAGTAGTCCAGTGCCAATGCCTGCAGGGTGGCGTTGGCGGCCAGTCCGCCATCCTGACACTGGCTGACGCCATCGGCCACGGCCAGCAGGTGGCCCTTGCTGGTGGCCAGTCGGGGCGCCGGCGTGACAACCCGCACGGCATCCTGATTTTGCGCGCGCGGGCCCTTGTCACTGGCTTCGCTGATACTCAGCTGCAGCGTCGTCATCTATCAGACCCGCGCAGCGGTCATGGACGAAGCGCCCCAGGTAGTGCGCCAGCGACGCTTGACATTGAACAGGCCAAACCAGGCCAGAATACCCAGGCTGGCGAACAGCCACAGGCCGAGTTGATAGTCGCCGGTGTGCTGTTTAATGGCGCCCAGACCGGCTGCCAAAATAAAACCGCCCACGCCGCCGGCCATACCGATTAACCCGGTCATCACACCGATTTCGCGGAAAAAGCGCTGTGGCACCAACTGGAACACAGCGCCGTTGCCTGCGCCGAGGCCCAGCATGGCGGTCACGAAGAAGGTCAGCGCGGCGTAGGAGCTGGACAGGTTGAAGCCGACAATGGCGATGCAAAGCGCGGCAATGCCGTACATGAACAGCAGCGAGCGAATGCCGCCAATCCGATCCGCCAGCGCGCCACCGAGGGGGCGCATCAGGCTGCCGGCCATGACGCAGGCCGCGGTGTAGTAGCCCGCGGTAACCGGGTTCAGGCCGTACTGATCGCTGAAGTAGCCGGGCAGGGCGCTGGCCAGGCCGATAAACCCGCCAAAGGTGACGCTATAGAAGAACATGAACCACCAGCTGTCGACGTCCTTCAGTGCCATGGCGTAGTCCTTCAGCGCCTTGGGTGCAGGGCGGTTTGGTGAGTTCTTGGCCAGGGTGATAAACAGGATCAGGGTGATGCCCAGCGGAATCAGCGCCAGACCGAATACGTTCTGCCAGCCGAACAGGTAGGCCAGGCCGGGCGCGAAGATCGCGGCCATCACGGTGCCCGAGTTACCGGCACCAGCGATGCCCATGGCTTTGCCCTGATGCTCCGGTGGATACCACTGTGAGGCCAGTGGCAGTGCTACCGCGAAGGAGGCACCGGCGAAGCCCAGGCCGAGGCCGAGCAGCAGGGTGTGCTCGTAGGTATTGACGCCCAGTTGCCAGGCCAGCAGCAGGGTACAGATGACCACTACTTGGCCGATGATGCCGGCAGTTTTCGGGGACAGGCGATCGGCCATAAAGCCCATTGCCAGCCGCAACAGCGCGCCGGCGAGAATCGGTGTGGCGACCATAATGCCCCGTTCTTGTGCGCTGAGGCTCAAATCGGTGGCAATTTGCACCGCAAGCGGGCCGAGCAGGTACCAGACCATGAAGCTCAGGTCGAAGTACAGGAAGGCGGAAAACAGGGTCGGTGTGTGGCCGGCTTTCCAGAAGCTCGTGTTCATATGGCAGTCCTCTCAGCGCCATCAGGCGCGCTTTGCAGCATGTACTACCCGCTACTTCGGGGCAAAAAAAAACGTCACCCCCAACCCCAGAGTAGCTCCGGGCCGAGGATGACGTCGTTGTCTGTGTAGGCAGCCGCCGTTGGCTGCCTGCTATAGACCAAGCAGGATGCGTGCCATCAGTCGCTGCTTATTCCCCGAGCATCTCGTGCATGGCGATGATTTGCTCGGCCACCTGAATCAGCTTTTGCTGTCGGCTCATGGCTTGGCGACGCATCAGCGTATGGGCTTCGGCCTCATCACAGTTTTTCATTTTCATCAGCAGGCCCTTGGCCTTCTCTACCCGCTTGCGCTCATTCAGCTGTTGTTCACGGGCCTGCAGTTCGGCGCGCAGCTGCTGGTCGGTCTCGAAGCGTGCCATGGCGACATCGAGTATAGCCTTGAGGCGCGAGCTCTCTACGCCTTCGACAATGTAGGCACTGACGCCGGACTGTATCGCCTTGCGCATCACGGCCGGGTCTTGCTCATCAGTGAACAGGGCAATGGGGTGGGGCAAGTCGCGGCTGAACAGGCAGACCTGCTCCATCACGTCGCGTCCGGGGGAGTCGCTGTCGATCAGAATGACGTCCGGCTTGGCGCTTTGGACCCGTGCCGGCAGGTCGATGGTCAGGCCCGATTCGTCTATAACCTCAAAGCCTGCTTCCAGCAGGGCGCCCTTGAGCTTTCCGACTTTTTTTACGGTGTCGTTTATCAGCAGAATGCGCAGCATGATTTATCAAACAATCCTTGATGACAAAATGTCAGTTGGCCTGCTGCAGGGCAGCGGTATCGGTCATGGCGTGCAGTTCAAAGCTGCCGGCGTAGGCAGCGGGGTCGCGGCCATCCCAAACCTTGCCGTCCATCAGGGTGCTGCTGCGTAGCGGGCTCTCGGGCACGCTGATGCCCAGCGCGCTTGCGGCTTCACGGTACAGCTGCAGTTGCTGCACCTGGCTGGCGAGGCCCTGATAGTCGGGCTCTTCGCGTAGCAGGCCCCAGCGGCGGAACTGGGTCATGAACCAGGTGCCGTCAGAGAGGTAGGGCACGTTTACCTCGCCATCGCCGAAAAAGCGCAGCCGGTGCTCGTCGCGCCAGGCGTTACCGCGGCCATCGACGTACTCGCCGAGCATGCGCGGTTGCAGTGACTCCAGGGGCGCGTTGACATAGTCAGCGCCACTGATCAGCTGTGCGGTACTGCGGCGGTTATCGTCGTTCTCGTCAATGAAGCGGCTGGCATCGAGAATCGACATGATCAGCCCACGCGCCGCGTTGGGGCACTCTTCGACGAAGCGTCGAGTGGCGCAGAGCACCTTTTCCGGGTGGTTCGGCCAGACCGACTGGCTGGTGGCCAGGGTGTAACCCATGCCGTCTTCAATCGCGTGGGCGCCCCAGGGCTCGCCCGCACAGAAGCCATCAATGCGGCGTGCGCGCAGATGCTCGACCATCAGCGAAGGGGGGACCACGCGGGTATCCACGTCGCGCAGCGGGTGAATGCCGTTGGCGGCCAGCCAGTAATACAGCCACATGGCATGCGTGCCGGTAGGGAAGGTTTGGGCCAGGCAAAGGCGGGTATTGCCCAGCAGGGCGCGTTCAACCAGCGCCTGGCTGCTGTCGACACCGGTTTCCAGCATGGCCTGCGACAGGTTGATGCTCTGACCGTTCTGGTTCAGGCCCATCAGTACCGCCATGGACGTGGCGGCACTGCCAAGGCCGAGCTGAATACCGTAGGCCAGACCATAAAGACCTTGCGCTGCATCCAGCTCGCCGTTAAGCAGACGGTCGCGCAGTGCAGACCAGGACTGCTGACGTTGCAGGTTGAGGGTCAGCCCGTACGGCTGCGAAAAGCCCTGGGTGGCGGCGACGATCAGCGAGGCTGAGTCGGTCAGTGGCATGAAGCCCAGATTCAGAGTGTGTTTTTCCGGTGCATCGCTGCCATTGACCCAGGCGAGCACGTCGTCGCGTTGCTGGTCTGTCTGCTTCATTTGTCAGTCCTGCTGCTGCATGAAAAAAGCGCCGCACACCTGCCGGCAGCGGCGCATCTTAACCACAGATGCGGCTTGCTGCCAGCCAGGGGAACGACGCCGTTGTCGTGGTCTGTGCCCCGGTTGCGAGGCGATGGTGTCACGATACCAGCAAAGGTTGTGTCAGTCAGCGCACTATCATCACCGAGCGTTTGGACTGCTGCACTACGCGCAGGGCATTGGTGCCCAGC
This region includes:
- the cobA gene encoding uroporphyrinogen-III C-methyltransferase, with amino-acid sequence MNPTVWLVGAGPGDPELLTLKAARVLSQAEIVMVDDLVNPEILEHCPQARLIRVGKRGGCRSTPQAFINRLMLRYGRQGKRLVRLKGGDPCIFGRAGEEAQWLRERGVESEIINGITAGLAGATQCGIPLTLRGVSRGVTLVTAHTQDDSELNWQGLAQGGTTLVVYMGVARLQQIQQGLLNGGMPASTPIAMIEQASSPQQRQHTCRLDELCEQAAAFKLQSPAVLVIGEVVAAVAVTKFSAISNLENQPEHLSDVSNSYA
- a CDS encoding nitrate reductase, yielding MSTQSTASTCCYCGVGCGVLIEHNGERVLDVAGDPAHPANLGRLCSKGATLHKTGDLAARALYPELRLGKGLSRSRTDWDSAMGHAAEVFGRTIAEHGPDSVAFYISGQLLTEDYYCFNKLARALVGTNNIDSNSRLCMSSAVVGYKRSLGADAPPCSYEDIEQSDCLLIAGSNMAFAHPVLFRRLEAAKAADPSKRVIVIDPRRTDTCEIADLHLAIEPGTDVALFHGILHLLLWEGWIDRDFIEAHTDGFDQLKTLVRDYSPAITAQLCGISEDDLHSAARMIGTAPSFLSLWCMGLNQSSAGSAKNNALINLHLATGQIGKVGSGPFSLTGQPNAMGGRETGSLSNLLPGHREAGNAEHRAEVAEYWGVDALPANVGLSAIELFEGVRSGRIKALWIACTNPAQSMPNQTLIHEALATCPFVIVQEAFFTTETCRYADLLLPAASWGEKEGTVTNSERRISHVRSAVAAPGDARPDWAIVCDFARRLEKQLRPGQPSLFNFSSPAQVFDEYKALTAGRDLDYSGLSHALIDTLGPQQWPFNAATGQGTPRLYSDGIFATDNGHARFVAEPYRAPQETRDAQFPLILNTGRLRDQWHGMSRTGTAAQLFGHVEQALLSLHPDELRRRNLNEGDLVRVSSRRGELILPVESDAQIRPGQAFLPMHWGDRFLKGLGSNVLTQPAFDPLSKQPELKQSSINIAPAELPWELFILAEGQVQERFEAIRPLCENLDYLGMGLIGRDRPALLIRAAATTPPDAALLAQIDALIGLDSGPVLRYDDAGRAIGKRVKIEDGRITAIRLTGETAARNWLRSAWQSGETDAELRRWFLAPVSAPPGGASNQQDKTLCNCMNVSQSQICAGIERGLNLDGLKQELGCGTQCGSCVPEIKRLISSLAVPA
- the nirD gene encoding nitrite reductase small subunit NirD, encoding MSWVDICALEDIPQMGAHVVMAPNGDIAIFRTRADQVFALDDRCPHTGAPLSKGVVIGNVVTCPEHNWQIQLDSGEATAPQLDCCQRYPARIEAGRVQIAVEKSKDSVQ
- a CDS encoding bifunctional protein-serine/threonine kinase/phosphatase — its product is MTTLQLSISEASDKGPRAQNQDAVRVVTPAPRLATSKGHLLAVADGVSQCQDGGLAANATLQALALDYYSTPETWAIPHALDKLLTAHNRWLRANGGGQPLLTTLTALVLRGCRYTLAHIGDCRAYLLRSGKLRHLTTEHVWEQPGMEHVLKRALGLDEHLLMDYSEGELRADDQLLIVSDGIWAVLKDNEILQCLQEQPFDQACAQLLQRAYRAGSQDNASALLVRVDALPEASLGDALAPLDERALPPLLKTGQDFEGWEVVNVRAESRQSVLYRVRDQLNQTWLLKTLPAALHNDEQARQALVLEEWFMRRVASAFTPELHPLPQRRHLYYVMREYAGVTLEEQRRQHGLLSIPAWRELAAQLIKAVGKLHQRNLIHRDIKPENLHQGDDGQLRLLDFGLTYCPGLTQAQDGKAPGTPSYMAPEVLNGAEPHAQQDIYSTGVTLYFLLTGHYPYGEVEAFQRPRFGKPVPPSRYRPDVPPWLDDLLLRAVALEPKERFETAEQWLLESTQGESRPLHTSHQPLLQRDPLRFWRYFAMASLALNLLLAILLLNQ
- a CDS encoding nitrate/nitrite transporter → MNTSFWKAGHTPTLFSAFLYFDLSFMVWYLLGPLAVQIATDLSLSAQERGIMVATPILAGALLRLAMGFMADRLSPKTAGIIGQVVVICTLLLAWQLGVNTYEHTLLLGLGLGFAGASFAVALPLASQWYPPEHQGKAMGIAGAGNSGTVMAAIFAPGLAYLFGWQNVFGLALIPLGITLILFITLAKNSPNRPAPKALKDYAMALKDVDSWWFMFFYSVTFGGFIGLASALPGYFSDQYGLNPVTAGYYTAACVMAGSLMRPLGGALADRIGGIRSLLFMYGIAALCIAIVGFNLSSSYAALTFFVTAMLGLGAGNGAVFQLVPQRFFREIGVMTGLIGMAGGVGGFILAAGLGAIKQHTGDYQLGLWLFASLGILAWFGLFNVKRRWRTTWGASSMTAARV
- a CDS encoding ANTAR domain-containing response regulator, whose protein sequence is MLRILLINDTVKKVGKLKGALLEAGFEVIDESGLTIDLPARVQSAKPDVILIDSDSPGRDVMEQVCLFSRDLPHPIALFTDEQDPAVMRKAIQSGVSAYIVEGVESSRLKAILDVAMARFETDQQLRAELQAREQQLNERKRVEKAKGLLMKMKNCDEAEAHTLMRRQAMSRQQKLIQVAEQIIAMHEMLGE
- a CDS encoding CmpA/NrtA family ABC transporter substrate-binding protein, translating into MKQTDQQRDDVLAWVNGSDAPEKHTLNLGFMPLTDSASLIVAATQGFSQPYGLTLNLQRQQSWSALRDRLLNGELDAAQGLYGLAYGIQLGLGSAATSMAVLMGLNQNGQSINLSQAMLETGVDSSQALVERALLGNTRLCLAQTFPTGTHAMWLYYWLAANGIHPLRDVDTRVVPPSLMVEHLRARRIDGFCAGEPWGAHAIEDGMGYTLATSQSVWPNHPEKVLCATRRFVEECPNAARGLIMSILDASRFIDENDDNRRSTAQLISGADYVNAPLESLQPRMLGEYVDGRGNAWRDEHRLRFFGDGEVNVPYLSDGTWFMTQFRRWGLLREEPDYQGLASQVQQLQLYREAASALGISVPESPLRSSTLMDGKVWDGRDPAAYAGSFELHAMTDTAALQQAN